CGAAGACCAGATGCGCGACCTGCTCAAAGAGCTCACGCCCGATTCGAAGAGCTTCAACATCCGCCACCGGTGATGGACGCGGCCGTCTGCTTCAGCGGCGGGAAAGACTCGACGCTGGCGGCGCTGTTACTCGATCCGTTCTACGACGTGACGCTCGTCTGTGCGACCGCCGGCGTGACCGACAGCGCCGAGCACGCCCGCAGGGCCGCCGAATCGGTCGGCTTCCCCTTCCAGGCAGTCGAACTCGACGAGCAGGTGGTCCACGACGCGACCGAACAGATCGTCGCCGACGGCTTCCCACGCCACGGCATTCAAGACCTCCACGAACACGCACTGGAAGTCGTCGCCGGCCTGGAGTACGACGCCGTCGCCGACGGCACCCGCCGGGACGACCGCGTCCCGACGATACCCAGAGCCTTTGCCCAGAGTCTCGAAGACCGCCACGGGATCGACTACCTCGCGCCGCTGTCAGGGTTCGGCCGGAGAGCCGTCGATCGACTCGTCGACAGTCATCTCGACGTCGAGACTGGCCCGAGCGAGCAGATTCCCAAGGGCGACTACGAGACAGAGATCCGGGCACTGATCGCC
The Halapricum salinum genome window above contains:
- a CDS encoding DUF7411 family protein, translating into MDAAVCFSGGKDSTLAALLLDPFYDVTLVCATAGVTDSAEHARRAAESVGFPFQAVELDEQVVHDATEQIVADGFPRHGIQDLHEHALEVVAGLEYDAVADGTRRDDRVPTIPRAFAQSLEDRHGIDYLAPLSGFGRRAVDRLVDSHLDVETGPSEQIPKGDYETEIRALIADEHGEDVVSECFPEHTQTRVRGRR